One genomic window of Desulfovibrio legallii includes the following:
- a CDS encoding glycosyltransferase, producing MREEIRSPLPLVTIVICTYNRAYILGECLRSLQAQTLPTCFFNIIVVDNDSNDATQALVKDFSHDWPQLKFIIEKKRGAGNARNAALKKVTTDWVACLDSDAKAHPDWLATVLETIKNDDFDAFGGPYYAWHFFGAPPKWFPKDFGTYEAAQSYGPLSDANHIPGGNCAFKLSAAQTVGCFPVDIGMTGKKCAYGEETLMFDRMKAAGFRLGYVPAMKIDHCVLPYKYSFFWQIKSAFARGRGLEQVAPQQHRHALMKLFYMYLKGCWLTAKDAIAPNKEYSWRAMVLQHFFTPVCYNGIIFEKIKKVLCKWRHK from the coding sequence ATGCGCGAAGAAATTAGATCACCTCTACCCCTGGTTACAATCGTTATTTGTACCTACAATAGAGCTTATATTCTAGGGGAGTGTTTGCGATCCCTTCAAGCACAAACGCTCCCGACATGCTTTTTTAATATTATTGTTGTTGATAATGACTCAAATGACGCCACTCAAGCATTGGTGAAAGATTTTTCTCACGACTGGCCACAGCTAAAGTTTATCATTGAAAAAAAACGGGGAGCTGGCAACGCCAGAAATGCCGCACTAAAAAAAGTTACAACCGATTGGGTCGCTTGTCTTGACAGTGACGCCAAAGCGCATCCAGACTGGCTTGCAACTGTCCTTGAGACTATCAAAAACGATGATTTTGACGCTTTTGGCGGCCCTTATTATGCGTGGCACTTTTTCGGCGCTCCGCCCAAATGGTTTCCCAAAGATTTCGGCACGTATGAAGCAGCACAATCTTATGGGCCTTTAAGCGACGCCAATCATATACCTGGCGGAAACTGCGCATTTAAACTCAGCGCAGCCCAAACTGTTGGCTGCTTTCCCGTTGATATCGGCATGACCGGTAAAAAATGCGCTTATGGCGAAGAAACTTTAATGTTCGATCGCATGAAGGCAGCAGGCTTCAGATTAGGGTATGTGCCTGCCATGAAAATAGACCATTGTGTTTTACCATATAAATATAGCTTCTTTTGGCAGATAAAGTCTGCATTTGCCCGTGGACGTGGCTTGGAACAGGTAGCGCCGCAACAGCATCGGCATGCGCTGATGAAACTTTTTTATATGTACCTTAAAGGTTGCTGGTTAACCGCAAAAGATGCAATAGCTCCTAATAAGGAATATTCTTGGCGGGCAATGGTGCTTCAGCATTTTTTCACTCCGGTATGTTACAATGGCATCATATTTGAAAAAATTAAAAAGGTACTTTGCAAGTGGCGCCACAAGTAA
- a CDS encoding ABC transporter ATP-binding protein has translation MKPIISVEGLGKSYTIRHEGQTRYKSLREELFKLPQRLLQRRCQNQEEFWALKDVSFDVMPGDRVGIIGRNGAGKSTLLKLLSRITEPTTGRITLRGRVASLLEVGTGFHPELTGRENIFLNGAILGMSRAEVRRKFDEIVDFAGVEKFLDTPVKRYSSGMYVRLAFAVAAHLEPEILIVDEVLAVGDAEFQKKCLGKMEEVGKEGRTVLFVSHNMGAIQQLCSRALMLQHGSLANDSTDIAKNISVYLGSDRNVSVWKRLDAQFDNVFFKPLEMEAIEQQDGSKIIKITGSIKKTNIGLQVGIAISSINGETLFWACHNDGPQTDWPQIQTGEYAFYVNIPKYFLNNGTYRVELLAAVYRQFWICQPGVSSPSIQLHIKGFISDSPYWNITRPGLLAPLFKWSVEEV, from the coding sequence ATGAAACCCATTATCTCCGTTGAAGGACTTGGCAAAAGCTATACCATCCGGCATGAAGGCCAAACGCGCTACAAGTCGTTGCGTGAAGAACTTTTCAAACTGCCGCAGCGGCTATTACAACGCAGATGTCAAAACCAGGAAGAATTTTGGGCGCTTAAAGACGTCAGCTTTGACGTCATGCCCGGCGACCGTGTTGGCATTATCGGACGCAACGGCGCGGGTAAATCAACTCTGCTCAAGCTGCTTTCACGCATTACCGAACCGACAACGGGCCGCATTACCTTGCGCGGGCGCGTAGCCAGCCTGCTTGAAGTTGGTACTGGCTTTCACCCTGAACTGACGGGGCGGGAAAACATTTTTCTCAATGGCGCAATTTTGGGCATGAGCCGTGCCGAAGTTCGGAGAAAATTTGACGAGATCGTAGATTTTGCAGGAGTGGAAAAATTTCTGGACACGCCGGTAAAACGCTATTCCTCAGGCATGTATGTTCGCCTTGCCTTTGCCGTAGCCGCGCATTTGGAGCCAGAAATTCTTATCGTGGACGAAGTCCTGGCCGTAGGAGATGCAGAATTTCAGAAGAAATGCCTCGGCAAAATGGAAGAGGTAGGGAAGGAAGGTCGGACGGTGTTGTTCGTGAGCCATAATATGGGAGCAATTCAACAGTTATGTAGTAGAGCGCTCATGTTGCAACACGGGAGTTTAGCCAACGATTCTACAGATATTGCTAAAAATATTTCTGTATATCTTGGTAGTGATAGAAACGTAAGTGTATGGAAAAGACTTGACGCTCAGTTTGATAATGTTTTTTTTAAGCCTTTGGAGATGGAAGCTATTGAACAGCAGGACGGTTCAAAAATAATAAAAATAACCGGTTCAATAAAAAAAACAAATATAGGCTTGCAAGTAGGCATCGCTATTTCTTCAATAAATGGGGAGACGCTTTTTTGGGCGTGTCATAATGACGGCCCGCAAACAGATTGGCCACAGATTCAGACGGGGGAGTATGCATTTTACGTTAATATCCCCAAATACTTTTTGAATAATGGCACATACCGCGTAGAACTTTTGGCCGCAGTATATCGTCAATTTTGGATATGCCAACCAGGAGTCTCGTCTCCGTCAATTCAGCTACATATCAAAGGGTTTATTAGTGATTCTCCATATTGGAATATAACTCGCCCAGGTCTTTTGGCACCCTTGTTCAAATGGAGTGTCGAAGAGGTTTAG
- a CDS encoding FkbM family methyltransferase, whose protein sequence is MNALKKLQFFCGKGLRKISHLSLRCAKAIEQADNPALLQWHQANGDATLRLTYPLIPDSVVYDIGGYKGQWASDIYSKYRCKIFVFEPMLSFYNNIKSRFTFNSDITVFPFGLASKTSEALLTVAGDGSSLCSDGGLPTEKIQLRSVVDFFSEYNHAEIDLVKMNIEGAEYDLLPALCDHDFIYRIKNIQVQFHDKLPDARTRAANIRAKLSKTHRLKWQYDFVWENWERCS, encoded by the coding sequence ATGAACGCACTAAAAAAACTGCAATTCTTTTGCGGTAAAGGGCTAAGAAAAATATCGCATCTCTCACTGCGTTGCGCCAAAGCCATTGAACAAGCGGACAACCCAGCGCTGTTGCAATGGCATCAGGCAAATGGAGACGCAACATTACGGTTAACCTACCCCCTTATTCCTGACTCAGTAGTTTATGATATTGGTGGATATAAAGGGCAATGGGCAAGTGACATTTACAGTAAATATCGATGCAAAATTTTTGTATTTGAACCAATGCTATCATTTTATAATAACATTAAAAGCCGTTTCACATTTAATAGCGACATCACCGTTTTTCCTTTTGGCCTTGCGAGTAAAACTTCTGAAGCGTTGCTCACTGTTGCAGGAGATGGCTCCTCATTATGTTCTGATGGCGGCTTGCCCACAGAAAAAATACAACTCAGAAGTGTTGTTGATTTTTTTTCGGAATATAATCACGCTGAAATAGATTTAGTGAAGATGAACATTGAAGGCGCAGAATATGATTTGCTGCCAGCCCTGTGTGACCATGACTTTATCTATCGTATAAAAAATATACAGGTTCAATTTCACGATAAACTGCCCGATGCACGAACACGTGCTGCGAATATTCGTGCAAAACTGTCTAAAACCCATCGACTGAAGTGGCAATATGACTTTGTTTGGGAAAACTGGGAACGCTGCTCGTGA
- a CDS encoding class I SAM-dependent methyltransferase, translated as MFFPEKICSIKPSHKVLEVGPGGFPHPRATVLLDYAFSEEEAFRQRGNIPKPEFTQPIVYYRGDKFPFQDQSFDYVICSHVLEHIPLDKIPTFISELTRVAPRGFIEFPNGIYEHMCNAPAHRSLMALHKDTIVFLDKERVSALLESPLVHAWRKLFYTIKIDNINLYNMIYQTYREIFFNAFEWHGDIKYKMVTDLTDIIKENQIEDFPKPIFTSFSKKNITCQLKEKLKNKYPLLFRLAKSFLNYVRLH; from the coding sequence ATGTTTTTTCCTGAAAAAATATGTTCGATTAAGCCTTCGCATAAGGTTCTTGAGGTCGGTCCTGGCGGATTTCCACATCCCCGTGCAACAGTTTTGCTTGATTATGCTTTTTCTGAGGAAGAAGCCTTTAGGCAAAGAGGAAATATTCCCAAACCAGAATTTACACAACCAATAGTATACTACAGAGGAGACAAATTCCCATTCCAGGACCAGTCATTTGATTATGTAATATGCTCTCATGTACTTGAGCATATTCCTCTGGATAAAATACCAACTTTTATTAGTGAGTTGACGAGAGTAGCGCCACGTGGATTTATTGAGTTTCCGAACGGTATTTATGAACACATGTGTAACGCTCCTGCACATAGATCACTAATGGCCCTTCACAAAGACACAATTGTATTTCTGGACAAAGAAAGAGTAAGTGCTTTACTAGAAAGTCCACTTGTTCATGCTTGGAGAAAACTATTTTATACAATTAAAATAGATAATATAAATCTGTATAATATGATATACCAAACTTATAGAGAGATATTTTTCAATGCCTTTGAGTGGCACGGCGATATAAAATATAAAATGGTAACGGATTTGACAGATATTATTAAAGAAAATCAAATCGAAGATTTTCCAAAACCAATATTCACAAGTTTTTCTAAAAAAAATATCACCTGTCAGCTAAAAGAAAAACTGAAAAACAAATATCCTCTTCTTTTTAGGCTTGCTAAAAGCTTTTTAAACTATGTAAGACTTCACTAA
- a CDS encoding alpha-1,2-fucosyltransferase, whose amino-acid sequence MGKLGTLLVIIVSICGGLGNQMFQYAAGRALALRLRADLKLDLSWFTNIAEGCTPREYLLDDAFSLTPAVTTPDECAPLTWRRESYFSRLLRRIRRHPRPHAATYVCEPQTSYWQGFNALTSPTFLSGYWQNERYFSQIEAVIRRDFTFSDLKIRAAALAKRICASSNSVAVHVRRGDYVSNPVTNKIHGICSQEYYSAALKYLISKFDSIELFLFSDDPDWVKEHFDCSSLPSTVVAFSEHVDEPWHDMHLMSLCRHHIIANSSFSWWGAWLARKGGITCAPRKWYIEKPDNNPAPEAWIKF is encoded by the coding sequence TTGGGAAAACTGGGAACGCTGCTCGTGATAATTGTTTCAATTTGTGGTGGCCTTGGCAACCAGATGTTCCAATATGCTGCCGGTCGCGCTCTAGCACTACGCCTACGTGCAGATCTCAAGCTGGATCTCTCGTGGTTCACAAACATCGCCGAAGGCTGCACGCCGCGCGAATACCTATTGGACGATGCCTTTTCCCTTACCCCTGCCGTTACTACTCCAGATGAATGCGCCCCACTCACATGGCGTCGAGAATCTTATTTTTCTCGCTTGTTGCGCCGTATTCGTCGACACCCTCGCCCGCATGCTGCTACATACGTTTGCGAGCCACAAACATCTTATTGGCAAGGCTTCAACGCTTTAACGTCGCCAACATTTCTTTCAGGTTACTGGCAAAACGAGAGATATTTCAGCCAGATTGAAGCCGTGATCCGCCGTGACTTTACATTTTCCGACCTCAAAATCAGGGCTGCTGCTTTGGCAAAGCGAATTTGCGCCTCCTCTAATTCCGTAGCTGTGCATGTACGCAGAGGAGACTATGTATCCAATCCTGTCACAAATAAAATTCACGGTATTTGCTCCCAAGAGTATTATAGTGCGGCGTTGAAGTACCTTATCTCTAAATTTGACAGCATTGAACTTTTTCTGTTCAGCGATGATCCGGATTGGGTTAAAGAACATTTTGACTGCAGCAGCTTACCCTCAACGGTCGTTGCTTTTTCTGAACATGTGGATGAGCCCTGGCATGACATGCATCTTATGAGTTTGTGCCGTCACCACATTATAGCCAACTCCAGCTTTTCCTGGTGGGGGGCATGGTTGGCGAGAAAAGGGGGGATAACCTGCGCCCCGAGGAAATGGTATATAGAAAAACCGGACAATAACCCTGCACCAGAAGCGTGGATAAAATTTTGA
- a CDS encoding ABC transporter permease — MSHELVIEAGRAERQYWKDLWRYRELFLILTWRDVAVQYKQTVVGVLWAVFRPLLTMAAFTFVFAKVAKLPSEGNTPYPLMVFVAMLPWQLFSTAIAATANSLVANSNLVSKVYFPRIIVPTATIGVAVVDFAISFVLLCTMMLWYQYLPPIQFFAVVPLTFLAALVSLGPGLILCALNVTYRDFRIIVPFITQFGLYLSPVGFSSGIVPEKWRLLYECNPMVGVIDGFRWAVLGSIEFPQRALCISIVCALIFLFFGIKIFRKTERTFADVI; from the coding sequence ATGTCACACGAGCTTGTTATTGAAGCTGGTCGCGCCGAACGCCAGTACTGGAAAGACCTGTGGCGCTACCGTGAGCTTTTTCTCATTCTGACGTGGCGCGATGTGGCCGTGCAGTACAAGCAGACGGTTGTAGGCGTCTTGTGGGCTGTGTTTCGCCCTCTGCTGACTATGGCGGCCTTTACCTTTGTATTTGCCAAAGTGGCTAAGCTGCCATCAGAAGGCAATACGCCCTACCCCCTGATGGTTTTTGTGGCCATGCTGCCGTGGCAGCTATTTTCCACAGCCATTGCAGCCACGGCCAATAGTCTTGTTGCTAACAGCAACCTTGTTTCAAAGGTGTATTTTCCCAGAATTATCGTCCCTACTGCCACCATTGGCGTGGCTGTAGTAGACTTTGCTATTTCTTTTGTGCTGTTGTGCACCATGATGCTGTGGTATCAGTATCTGCCGCCCATACAGTTTTTTGCTGTTGTGCCGCTGACATTTTTGGCTGCCCTTGTGTCCCTGGGGCCAGGGCTGATCCTCTGCGCGCTCAATGTGACGTACCGCGATTTTCGCATTATTGTTCCCTTCATTACCCAGTTTGGCCTGTACCTTTCGCCCGTGGGCTTTTCATCCGGCATTGTGCCGGAAAAATGGCGGCTGCTCTACGAATGTAACCCTATGGTTGGCGTTATTGACGGCTTTCGTTGGGCGGTGCTGGGTTCAATCGAATTTCCGCAGCGAGCATTATGCATAAGCATCGTCTGCGCGCTTATTTTTTTGTTTTTCGGTATCAAAATTTTTCGCAAGACAGAACGCACCTTCGCGGACGTAATTTAG
- a CDS encoding glycosyltransferase family 2 protein, whose amino-acid sequence MDKILTPPHVTVLLSVYNGERFLAEAIDSILCQSYKNFEFIIIDDASTDSTAEILKRYEREDSRIKIVTNAVNLRLAASLNKGISLASGELIARMDADDVSLPGRLEKQVAFMQANPNVSVCGTALSVYDSPSTVWLPPLDNDSIRAMLFFESCLYHPTVIMRKSIFNGLDSPYFSSMLPAEDYDLWSRVAQRKEILFANLPAPLLRYRINEGKGRSEYKQRQRDAADRVRLNLLHSIGLKPTNQEFAAHRALAAYEKGLTTIHLWQCLAWLKKFYSTAISKGKYNKKTLKDEVSRRVLHICGVNRKNFFAFFLFFVLRVGILGKRMIESIARGSDARRN is encoded by the coding sequence GTGGATAAAATTTTGACGCCTCCTCATGTAACTGTTCTTCTTTCTGTTTATAATGGCGAGCGGTTTTTAGCAGAGGCCATAGACAGTATTCTTTGCCAATCATATAAAAATTTTGAATTTATTATTATTGATGATGCTTCTACAGACTCTACAGCAGAAATATTAAAAAGGTACGAACGGGAAGACTCTCGTATCAAGATTGTTACAAACGCTGTCAACTTGCGCCTTGCAGCCTCTTTGAATAAAGGAATTTCTTTGGCATCAGGAGAGTTGATAGCAAGGATGGATGCAGACGATGTCAGCCTGCCTGGCCGCCTGGAAAAACAGGTTGCCTTCATGCAGGCCAACCCAAATGTTTCGGTCTGTGGCACCGCGCTGAGTGTCTACGATTCACCAAGCACTGTTTGGCTGCCGCCGCTGGATAACGATTCAATCAGAGCCATGCTTTTTTTTGAATCATGCCTGTACCACCCAACAGTAATTATGCGTAAAAGTATTTTTAATGGCCTAGATTCGCCGTATTTTTCCAGCATGCTGCCCGCTGAAGATTATGATTTGTGGAGCCGCGTGGCTCAAAGAAAAGAAATACTATTCGCAAACTTGCCCGCCCCTCTACTTCGCTATAGAATTAATGAAGGGAAAGGGCGGAGTGAATACAAACAACGCCAGCGCGATGCTGCCGACAGGGTCAGGCTAAATTTGCTCCATAGCATCGGATTAAAGCCAACGAACCAAGAATTTGCTGCTCACAGGGCTTTGGCCGCATACGAAAAAGGGCTGACAACCATTCACTTGTGGCAGTGTCTCGCATGGCTTAAAAAGTTTTACAGCACGGCAATTTCCAAAGGCAAGTACAATAAAAAAACTTTAAAAGATGAAGTGTCCCGCCGGGTTTTGCATATTTGCGGTGTTAACAGAAAAAACTTTTTCGCTTTTTTCCTGTTTTTTGTTTTGCGAGTTGGCATATTGGGCAAACGGATGATTGAATCAATAGCACGAGGCTCTGATGCGCGAAGAAATTAG
- the fcl gene encoding GDP-L-fucose synthase, translated as MDKNALVYVAGHRGLVGSALCRALNRAGYARLLTRSHAELDLCDQAAVAAFFAQHRPDVVILAAAKVGGIQANATYPAEFIYQNLQIQNNVIHSAWRNGCKKLLFLGSSCIYPKLCPQPIKEEYLLTGPLEPTNDAYALAKISGIKMCQAYRKQYGFDAISAMPTNLYGPGDNYHPQNSHVVPALIRRFHEAKVSGAAQVTIWGTGTPLREFLYVDDMAEACVFLLENYSDFEHMNVGCQQECTILDLARRVARVVGFDGNIATDPEKPDGTPRKLMDSGKLFAMGWRPRVGLEEGLTDAYNDFLQNQHTRGY; from the coding sequence GTGGACAAAAACGCTCTTGTCTATGTGGCCGGGCACCGCGGTCTGGTGGGCAGCGCCTTGTGCCGCGCCCTGAACCGCGCGGGCTACGCGCGCCTGCTGACCCGCAGTCATGCGGAGCTGGACCTCTGCGATCAGGCGGCGGTGGCGGCCTTTTTTGCGCAGCACAGGCCCGACGTGGTCATTCTGGCGGCCGCCAAGGTGGGGGGCATCCAGGCCAATGCCACCTATCCGGCGGAATTCATTTACCAGAATCTGCAGATCCAGAACAACGTCATCCACAGCGCCTGGCGCAACGGCTGCAAAAAGCTGCTGTTTCTCGGTTCATCGTGCATCTATCCCAAGCTCTGCCCGCAGCCCATCAAGGAAGAATATCTGCTCACCGGCCCTCTGGAGCCCACCAACGACGCCTATGCCCTGGCCAAAATATCCGGCATCAAGATGTGTCAGGCCTACCGCAAACAGTACGGCTTTGACGCCATCAGCGCCATGCCCACCAATCTGTACGGCCCCGGCGACAACTACCATCCGCAAAACAGCCATGTGGTCCCGGCGCTTATCCGCCGATTTCACGAGGCCAAAGTCTCCGGCGCGGCCCAGGTGACCATCTGGGGCACGGGCACGCCGTTGCGCGAATTTCTGTATGTGGATGATATGGCCGAGGCCTGCGTGTTTCTGCTCGAGAACTATTCTGACTTTGAACACATGAACGTGGGCTGCCAGCAGGAATGCACCATTCTGGATCTGGCCCGGCGCGTGGCCCGCGTGGTGGGCTTTGACGGCAACATTGCCACGGACCCCGAAAAGCCCGACGGCACGCCGCGCAAACTCATGGACAGCGGCAAGCTCTTCGCCATGGGCTGGCGGCCCCGCGTGGGGCTGGAAGAAGGGCTGACCGATGCTTATAACGATTTTCTGCAAAATCAACATACACGGGGCTATTAG